A DNA window from Drosophila virilis strain 15010-1051.87 chromosome 4, Dvir_AGI_RSII-ME, whole genome shotgun sequence contains the following coding sequences:
- the LOC6628955 gene encoding trans-1,2-dihydrobenzene-1,2-diol dehydrogenase — protein MRRLMSLFGRPLAQLGRRKLQTLPVAAERQLHGRSVDSIEPRPLCMQSKCGEKQPPQTLRWGIAPVNLMTEDFATALSVLPAHRHSITSCMDAYRSQATAFANKHRVPKIYTSFEDLARCPDVDAVYISPLNAMHCELCHLMLNHDKHVLCEQPLGMTEQQVVELVGKARARGLFLMEGIWPRCIPAYHILRHEIMRCKLGRIFAVECTLGWQLPTASPKAAEYAGVAKDLAPYGIQLALWVYREVPQQLRVSGKLNRDGIDVAADIDLIFKGNRRARLVLSAEQDLQNTATIRGTKGSAIMNSLWCPTELTFENRDFQFELPVAERSTHFNNRIALCYEAEEIRSCILAGLTESSLFNHDESRLMVHLTSQIKEMLEEDDQDARFQQKQAVG, from the exons CTCTGCCTGTGGCGGCAGAGAGACAGTTGCATGGCCGCAGTGTGGACAGCATcgagccacgcccactttgtATGCAGAGCAAATGCGGCGAGAAGCAGCCGCCACAGACCTTACGCTGGGGCATTGCGCCCGTTAATCTCATGACCGAAGACTTTGCAACAGCCCTAAGCGTCCTGCCCGCCCACCGGCACAGCATCACCTCCTGCATGGACGCGTATCGATCACAGGCGACCGCATTCGCCAACAAGCATCGTGTGCCCAAGATCTACACCAGCTTCGAGGATCTGGCACGTTGCCCAGATGTGG ACGCCGTTTACATATCGCCGCTGAACGCAATGCACTGTGAACTGTGTCACCTGATGCTCAACCATGACAAGCACGTGCTGTGCGAGCAGCCGCTGGGCATGACTGAGCAGCAGGTGGTGGAGCTGGTTGGCAAGGCGAGGGCACGCGGCTTGTTTCTAATGGAGGGTATTTGGCCGCGCTGCATACCCGCCTACCATATTCTGCGGCATGAGATCATGCGCTGTAAGCTGGGCAGGATCTTCGCAGTGGAGTGCACATTGGGTTGGCAGCTGCCCACCGCTTCGCCCAAGGCGGCGGAATACGCAGGCGTGGCCAAAGATTTGGCACCTTACGGCATTCAATTGGCGCTCTGGGTCTATCGAGAGGTGCCGCAACAGCTGAGGGTATCGGGAAAGCTCAATCGCGATGGCATTGATGTAGCAGCCGACATAGATCTGATCTTTAAGGGCAATCGGAGAGCTCGGTTGGTGCTCAGCGCCGAGCAGGATCTCCAGAACACGGCCACCATACGTGGCACCAAGGGCAGTGCGATT ATGAACAGTCTGTGGTGTCCCACGGAATTGACATTCGAGAATAGGGACTTCCAGTTCGAATTGCCCGTTGCGGAACGGTCTACGCACTTTAACAATCGCATCGCCTTGTGCTACGAGGCGGAGGAAATACGCAGCTGCATACTGGCCGGTCTTACGGAGAGTAGCCTCTTTAATCACGACGAGAGTCGCCTGATGGTCCATCTGACCAGCCAAATAAAGGAGATGCTTGAGGAAGATGACCAGGACGCAAGGTTCCAGCAAAAGCAGGCAGTTGGCTAA
- the Tom70 gene encoding mitochondrial import receptor subunit TOM70: MATFLNMNSVKLNKWQVALLLGTPLAIGLGMYVLNRSSRDETKRGKSQNKSKDAGKTRPKGKIEETLSIDGTAPDSELERKKKSAELGEQLSPLKEANNYKTEGNNCYRNGKYDEAISFYDKAIDKCPTEHRTDMAIFYQNRAASYEMLKKWNKVKEDCSLSLEYNPRYAKAYYRRARAHEATKDMIECLDDVTATCILEMFQNNNTIMFADRVLKETGRLDAEKGLRDRVPVVPSASFINTYMRSFIADPLQTMNVPPSAVADTPPRGFLRARQAFEEQKYDEIIAACTEEIESSEAESQYKVEALLMRGTFHLLCGSFADSKLDFDAILANDDADTTLRAYAFIKRAALFIQTEEREKGLADFAEAEKLKPDNPDVYHQRAQILLLLEQIEAALLEFDKAVRLAPQHAIANVQKCYAEYRLSLMSGDQKRLERVIQDFEKAIEKFPDCVECYSLMAQVLADQQQFPQAQQFYEMAMKRAPTNPALLVHQAIMMLQWRGDIEAAVTLLNRAIDVDPKCELAYETLGTVEVQRAQLQRAVDLFEKALLYAKSQAELVHVYSLRNAALAQINVTRKLGIDMNSVSAMAQSGFLSQASM, from the exons ATGGCAACGTTCCTCAACATGAACTCAGTTAAGCTAAACAAATGGCAAGTGGCGCTTTTATTGGGCACTCCCCTGGCCATTGGCCTGGGCATGTATGTTCTCAACAGAAGTTCACGCGATGAGACCAAGCGCGGCAAGTCGCAAAACAAGTCCAAGGATGCCGGCAAGACGCGCCCGAAGGGCAAAATAGAGGAAACGCTGTCCATAGATGGCACCGCTCCCGATTCGGAACTGGAGCGCAAAAAGAAATCGGCCGAGTTGGGCGAGCAGCTGTCGCCGCTGAAGGAGGCCAACAATTACAAAACGGAGGGCAACAATTGCTATCGCAATGGCAAGTACGATGAGGCCATCAGCTTCTATGACAAGGCCATCGACAAGTGTCCCACCGAGCATCGCACGGACATGGCAATCTTCTATCAGAACCGCGCTGCCTCCTACGAGATGCTGAAGAAGTGGAACAAGGTCAAGGAGGATTGTTCCCTCTCGCTGGAGTACAATCCGCGCTATGCCAAGGCCTACTATAGGCGAGCACGAGCCCACGAGGCCACCAAGGATATGATTGAGTGTCTGGACGATGTGACCGCCACCTGCATTCTGGAGATGTTCCAGAACAATAATACCATCATGTTCGCTGACCGAGTGCTCAAGGAGACGGGCCGCCTGGATGCCGAGAAGGGTCTGCGCGACCGAGTGCCTGTCGTGCCCTCGGCAAGCTTCATCAACACCTACATGCGTTCCTTTATAGCCGATCCGCTGCAGACAATGAATGTGCCGCCTTCGGCTGTGGCAGATACACCGCCACGCGGCTTTCTGCGCGCCCGACAAGCATTCGAGGAGCAGAAATATGATGAAATTATTGCGGCATGCACCGAGGAAATTGAATCTTCGGAGGCCGAATCACAATACAAGGTGGAGGCGTTGCTAATGCGCGGCACATTCCACTTACTCTGCGGCTCCTTTGCCGACAGTAAGCTCGACTTTGACGCCATTCTAGCCAATG ATGATGCGGACACGACGCTGCGCGCCTACGCTTTCATCAAACGGGCCGCGCTCTTCATTCAGACGGAGGAGCGCGAAAAGGGACTGGCCGACTTTGCGGAGGCAGAGAAGCTGAAGCCCGACAATCCGGATGTGTATCATCAGCGTGCACAgatcttgctgctgctggagcagaTCGAGGCGGCGCTGTTGGAGTTCGACAAGGCGGTCCGTTTGGCCCCACAACATGCGATTGCCAATGTGCAGAAGTGCTATGCCGAGTATCGTCTCTCGCTGATGTCCGGCGATCAGAAGCGCCTGGAGCGCGTTATACAAGACTTTGAGAAGGCAATTGAAAAGTTTCCCGACTGCGTCGAGTGCTACAGCTTGATGGCCCAGGTACTGGCCGATCAGCAGCAGTTCCCCCAGGCGCAGCAATTCTACGAGATGGCCATGAAGAGGGCGCCCACAAATCCGGCACTGCTCGTCCATCAGGCCATCATGATGCTGCAGTGGCGCGGCGACATTGAGGCCGCCGTCACGTTGCTAAATCGCGCCATCGATGTGGATCCGAAATGCGAGCTGGCCTACGAGACGCTCGGCACCGTTGAGGTGCAGCGCGCCCAGCTGCAGCGTGCCGTTGATCTGTTTGAGAAGGCGCTGCTCTATGCCAAGAGCCAGGCGGAGCTGGTGCATGTCTACTCGTTGCGTAATGCGGCGCTAGCTCAAATCAATGTCACCCGCAAGCTGGGCATCGACATGAATTCCGTGTCAGCCATGGCCCAGTCCGGCTTTCTCTCACAAGCGTCCATGTAG
- the LOC6628954 gene encoding nuclear protein 1, producing MSEAHFDEYEHYNYDHGKHIFSGHSGKQRSKKEASEHTNHFDPSGHSRKILTKLMNTNNNKKTVKN from the coding sequence ATGTCTGAGGCACACTTTGATGAATACGAGCACTACAATTACGACCATGGCAAACACATCTTTTCGGGCCACAGCGGCAAACAGCGCTCCAAGAAGGAGGCCAGCGAGCACACCAACCACTTTGACCCCTCTGGCCATTCGCGAAAGATTTTGACCAAACTGAtgaacaccaacaacaacaagaaaactgTGAAGAACTGA